A single Lactuca sativa cultivar Salinas chromosome 8, Lsat_Salinas_v11, whole genome shotgun sequence DNA region contains:
- the LOC128127541 gene encoding receptor-like protein EIX1, protein MSMGILVELLNLKAFGLLSLELLNLSYVDLSGAHNWDMMLHMIPSLKELSLSDCRLSNVNLGPFLNSSRILPNIKHLDLGYNFFEGPLPGLLQNMTSLTFLSLSGFNLSLAWNFPKLLSMIPSLSELHLSGCGLDKTHLSSPHLNYSTLSNIQHLDLSDNPLGGIFPSFLTNMSSLEVLDLSDTMLNSSIPTMPKLLELHLSSNKFKEIEDVGIWRQCHLKQLRVTNNVFRMEMTDPPKNASECSQYSLELLELSRSLKGRIPETLGGLANLRDLDLSYNKLTGSIPESVTGLRFLQVLDLSENQLTGPIPEFLGNLTQLALSSNQLNGSIPESLGKLASLSYLNLHFNLLDGTIPVSIGQVANLRTLYISNNSLEGTFTEAHLANLSMLEYLGTSSNTKLTFNVSRGWIPPFQLIYLSLSSCNIGNGFPQWLRHQRKLKSLELSNATLSGPLPTWLRKMPIIPYLDLSHNKLSGSLKNLPNAGNGDVYGLLHVLLLEYNLFSGSIPRSLCGRTDLKGLDLSRNMLSGKIPNCVGNLQGLTAMRLSSNQLSGAIPSSIALISSLFWLNLNKNNFTGEVPPELGNLQGLGVLDLGDNKLYGNIPNWIGKKLTSLVVLSLHKNNFTGRIPPSLCKSSNLQILDLAYNNLTGTIPPCVGNLNGMVVSHLIYEHLDIDHDKNVIQVMKGVDLEYTTTWDIVFNMDLSSNKLVGEIPVELTTLSKLVGLNLSNII, encoded by the coding sequence ATGAGCATGGGGATCTTAGTGGAGCTTCTCAATTTGAAGGCTTTTGGCCTTTTGTCACTCGAGCTTCTCAATTTGAGTTATGTGGATCTTAGTGGAGCACACAACTGGGACATGATGCTTCACATGATTCCCTCCTTAAAAGAGTTAAGTTTGTCAGATTGTAGACTTTCCAATGTTAATCTTGGTCCTTTTCTTAATTCCAGTAGAATACTTCCTAATATAAAACACCTCGATCTTGGCTACAATTTTTTCGAAGGTCCACTCCCTGGCCTTCTTCAAAACATGACATCCCTAACATTCCTTAGTCTTTCGGGATTTAATCTTAGTTTGGCATGGAACTTTCCAAAGCTACTAAGCATGATCCCTTCTTTGTCAGAGCTTCATTTGTCAGGTTGTGGGCTGGATAAGACGCATCTATCTTCTCCACATCTGAATTACAGTACACTTTCTAACATCCAACACCTCGATCTTAGCGATAATCCACTTGGAGGCATATTTCCATCTTTTTTGACAAACATGAGCTCCCTAGAAGTCCTTGACCTTTCAGATACCATGCTGAATTCATCGATTCCTACTATGCCTAAACTTCTAGAGCTTCATCTTTCTTCTAACAAGTTTAAAGAGATTGAGGATGTTGGAATCTGGAGACAGTGCCACCTGAAACAATTGCGTGTGACAAATAATGTGTTCCGTATGGAAATGACTGACCCACCAAAAAACGCATCAGAATGCTCCCAATATTCTTTGGAGTTGCTGGAATTAAGTCGGAGTTTAAAAGGTAGAATTCCAGAAACACTTGGAGGACTGGCAAACTTAAGAGATCTTGATCTATCATACAACAAACTGACTGGTTCAATCCCTGAATCTGTAACAGGATTAAGATTTTTACAAGTACTTGATCTATCTGAAAACCAGTTGACTGGTCCCATTCCAGAATTCCTTGGGAATCTTACCCAACTTGCCCTTTCTTCTAACCAATTGAATGGTTCAATTCCAGAATCCCTTGGAAAATTAGCATCTTTAAGTTATTTGAATTTACATTTTAATTTGTTAGATGGGACTATTCCGGTTTCGATTGGGCAAGTTGCCAACCTCCGTACTCTATATATCTCTAACAATTCTTTAGAAGGAACATTTACTGAAGCCCATTTGGCTAACCTTTCGATGTTGGAGTACTTGGGTACTTCTTCTAACACTAAGCTGACATTCAATGTTTCACGTGGGTGGATACCTCCATTCCAGTTGATATATCTTTCTCTCAGCTCTTGCAATATCGGGAATGGATTTCCGCAGTGGCTTCGACATCAGAGGAAACTTAAGAGCTTAGAGTTGTCCAATGCTACACTTTCGGGGCCGCTGCCCACATGGCTGCGGAAGATGCCCATCATTCCTTATTTAGATCTCTCTCACAACAAACTCAGCGGATCTTTGAAAAACCTTCCTAATGCGGGAAATGGTGATGTATATGGGCTTTTACATGTATTACTTCTGGAATATAACCTTTTCAGTGGGTCAATTCCAAGGTCATTATGCGGAAGAACAGATTTGAAAGGGCTTGATCTTTCAAGAAACATGTTAAGTGGGAAAATTCCCAACTGTGTGGGGAATCTGCAGGGTTTGACTGCCATGAGATTAAGCTCAAATCAGCTCTCTGGTGCCATTCCTAGCTCAATTGCTCTTATTTCATCATTATTTTGGTTAAATTTGAACAAAAATAACTTTACTGGTGAAGTTCCTCCAGAATTAGGGAATCTACAAGGTTTGGGAGTCTTAGATTTGGGTGACAATAAATTATATGGAAATATACCCAATTGGATAGGGAAAAAACTTACATCTTTGGTAGTTTTGAGTTTACACAAAAACAACTTCACTGGTAGAATTCCTCCATCTCTTTGCAAAAGTTCAAATCTTCAAATTTTGGATCTTGCATACAACAACTTAACCGGAACCATCCCTCCGTGTGTAGGAAACTTAAATGGCATGGTTGTGAGTCACTTGATATACGAGCATTTAGATATCGATCATGATAAGAATGTGATTCAGGTCATGAAAGGTGTTGATCTTGAATATACAACAACTTGGGATATAGTGTTTAACATGGACCTTTCAAGCAATAAACTTGTGGGAGAAATACCGGTTGAGCTAACTACACTTTCTAAGTTGGTGGGTCTGAATCTGTCTAATATCATCTGA